ATCGAGATTCACCGCTTTTCCGACACTTGAAAACCATCATACCATGATTGAAATCAAAATAGACAATATTTTCGTGGTGCAAAACCAAATCGAGCGGCTGCAAGACGGTGTGGAAAACCGTTACAGGCTGATGGAGCGGTTGGCGGGCACCATGCACTACGCCGTGCATATGAATTTCCGCGCCGGCGGCCGCCCGAAGTGGCTGGGGCTGAAATACCGCAACGGTAAACCGCTGGTGGATAGCGGGCGGTTGCGTGACAGCGTTGTTGCCTATTCAGACAACGATACCGCCCTTGTCGGCACCAATATGGTGTATGCCGCCATCCACAACTTCGGCGGCATGGCCGGACGCGGCCGCAAAGTGAACATACCGCAGCGGGAATTTTTAACGCTGACCAACCAAGACAAACAAGACTTGATGGACGATGTACAGGATTATTTTGCCAACCTGATTAAATGATTTTTCAGACGGCCTTTAAAACGCGCTTTTTAGCGCGTTTTTTATTTGGGTAATAGGTTGGGCTAAAACCAATCTGACGCGATTTTAAAAGGGGTTTAAACGGGGTTTGAAATGCGGTGCGGGATTTGAAGCGCGTCCACTCTTTTCGGCATGGCTGTTGAGCTGAAAATGACAGCATCGCAAAAAGGATGTGCAACATGCCCCAAAACAGATTAACGCTTGCCGCATGCAGTTTCGAGGTGCAGCCGCGCGACGGCCGCATCCAGTTGCTGCCTTACGGTGAGTTTAGAGCGATTGACGGCCGCCCCCACGATGTGCCCGCTTGGTATCTGACCGAAGAAAACGGCCGCGACGTGGTGGAGCTGGCCAATGCCTCGCGCAATCAGCTGGTGGTCGATTACGAGCACCAAACCCTGCACAAGGAAAAAAACGGCCAGCCCGCACCCGCCGCCGGTTGGATGCGCTGGCTGGAGTTTACCCCCAAAGGCTTGTTTGCCGATGTGGAGTGGACGGATAAAGCGGCAGCGGCCATTGCCGCCAAAGAATACCGTTATATCTCGGCGGTGTTTAGCTACGACACCAAGGGCTATGTGCGCAAGATTTTCCACGCCGCGCTGACCAATTACCCCGCGTTAGACGGCATGGATGAAGTGTTGGCGGCAGCGTCGGCACAATTTTTTAAACCCCAAACGGAGCAAAACCAGATGAAAGAGTTGTTGCAACAACTGCTCGGCCTGCCGCAGGCAAGCGACGAGCAGATTACGGCGGCGTTAACCGCAATCTTGGCGGCTAAACCGCAAAATGTTGCCTTATCTGCCGATCTGTTTAAGGAGCTGGCCGACAAAGACAGCAAAATCGCCGCCTTGTCCGCCCAGCCGGCAGGCCAGCCCGACTTGACCCGATACGCGCCGGTGTCGGTGGTGCAGGATTTGCAAAGCCAAATCGCCGCGCTGACCGCCGAGCGCAACGCCGATAAAGGCAACGAGCTGATTACTGCCGCATTGGCCGCAGGCAAGCTGCTGCCCGCGCAAAAGGCATGGGCGGAAGGCGTATTGAAACAAGAAGGCGGCTTGGCCTTTTTAACCGGATTTATCGAAAACGCGCAGCCGGTAGCGGCTTTGGCCGGCACGCAAACCGCAGGCAAAGAGCCGGGCGAGAATGTGGCGGCATTGACGGCGGAAGAGCAGGCGGCCGCCAAGATGCTCGGTATGAGCCATGCCGAGTATGCCGAACAAGTTAAACAACAGGAAGGTTAAAAATGAATAAAACCGCAGTATTAACGGCGCTAACCGCCGCATTCCGCAAGGAATTTCAAAACGGATTGGAATCGGTTAAACCGTCTTATTACGGCCATTGCCATGACGGTGCCATCGAATACGGCTACCAATACTTACGCGTGGCTGGGCAAATTCCCGCAAATGCGCGAATGGGTAGGCCAACGCCAAGTTGAAAAACTGAGCAAAGAGGCCATGAGCCTGACCAACAAAAAGTTTGAAGCGACGGTTGCCGTGGAGCGTACCGACATTGAGGACGATCAGGTGGGTATGTACCGCCCGATGATGGCCGCAATGGGCGAATCTGCCGCGGCCTTGCCCGACACTTTGGTATGGGGTTTGCTCAAAAAAGGCAAAACCACCGAATGTTATGACGGCCAATACTTTTTTGATACGGATCACCCGGTATTTGAAAAAGCCGACGGCACCGGCCAAAACACGCCCGCCGCAAACATTACCACCGGCACCGATAACAATGTGCCGACATGGTATGTGATTGACGATACCCGCACGGTTAAGCCGCTGGTATTCCAAACACGCACCGAGCTGGAGTTTGAGACTAAGTTTGACCCGTCCAAGTCCGACAAAGTGTTTATGGAAGATGTGTATGTTTACGGTGCGCGCCGCCGCTGTGTGGCCGGTTTCGGTTTGTGGCAGCTGGCGCATATGGCCGAAAAAACCGCGTTGAACAGAGCCAACCTGCAAAAAATTATTACCACCATGCGCCGCCTCAAATCCAACGGCGGCTATGCCCTCAATATCAAGCCTAGCCTGCTGGTGGTGCCGCCCGAGTTGGAGGACGCGGCCCGCGAGCTGTTGGAAGCCGAAAAAATCAACGGTACGACCAACACCTTTAAAGGCCGTCTGAAACTGCACGTATCGGTGCACCTGTAAACCAACCTTGATTTTTCAGACGGCATTTAAACCTATTTTAAAGGCCGTCTGAACGGAGACCTGATTATGGCAAATCCAAAAAAAGACACCCCCGTTGCATCTGTAACCCAACCCGACCCGCAAGACTTGAGCGTCGAGGCGGCGCTCAAGCAAGAGCTGGATAAGGCGCAGGCCGAACTATCCGACTTGCAAGAACAATTGGCCGCTGCCGAATCTGCAAAAGCCGCCGCCGAGCGCGAACTGGAAGCATTGCGCAAACAGGCCGATAAGCCTGCTAAGTCCGGCAACCCGAATAAGAGACTGGTGCGCACGGCATCGGGGCGCGAATTTTGGCGCGCCGGCGAGAAATTTGACGGCGAGTGGCGCGAGATCGACCGCACCGTGATTGGCGACGAGGCGTGGCAGCGCATTATCGACGAGCCGGCCCTGCAAACCAAAGAGGCGTAAATCATGGCTTATGCGGTGATGGCGGATATGGTGGCGCGGTTTGGCGAGCTGGAGGTTATCCAGCTGACCGACCGCAACCAAGACGGCTATATCGACGAGGACGTGGCGGCAGTGGCACTGGCCGATGCCACCGCAGAAATAGATGCGTATCTGGGTCGGTTTAAACGTCCGTTTACCGATGTGCCGCCCATCCTCAAGCGCTTGTGTTGCGATATCGCCCGCTACCGCCTCACCGCCGCCAACGGTGTGCTGATTACCGAAGAAATCCGCAACCGCTACAAAATCGACGTACTCGACCTGCTGCGTGCTATGGCCAAAGGCGAAGTGCAGCTGGGCGTGGATGATAGCGGCGAAGAAGTGGCTGCGGGCGAAGACGGTATTGTGTTTATCAACGGTAAAAATAAGGTGTTCGGGCGTGATAACCGAAATTGAGCAAGCGGTAACAGACCGTCTGAAACGGGGTTTGGGGCGCATGGTGCGCACGGTTAAAAGCTACAACGGCGAGGCCGACGATTTGGCCGGGCAAATCCATACGCTGCCCGCGGTATGGGTAACGTATGGCGGCAGCAAGGTTGAGCCTGCCGGTACCGGCGGCGTGCACAGCCGCTATCAGGATACGGCGGAATTTGTAGTGATGGTTGCAGCCCGTAATCTGCGCAACGAGCAGGCACAGCGGCAAGGCGGAATCGACAGCCGTGAAATCGGCAGCAACGATTTAATCCGCGCCGTGCGCCGCCTGCTTGACGGCCAGCGGCTCGGTTTTGCCGACAGCCGCGGCTTGGTGCCCAAAGCGGTGCGCGCGATTGCCAATCATGTGTTGGTGCAAAACGCCGCGGTAAGTATATATGCGGTTGAGTATGCCATCCGCTTTAACACCTGCGGACTCGAGAATGACCGCTACCCCGAGCACACCGACAATCCCGACGACCCCGACCATATCTTTACCAAGTATCAGGGCACATTGAGTGAGCCGTGGCCTGATTTCGAGGGGGTGGACGGCAAGATTTACGACCCGCAATCCGACGGTGAAATCCCTATAAACCTAACCCTTAAGGATAAGCAATGAGCAAAATCAAAGTAACGGCGGCAGACGGCCTGCGTGTGCCGACCGAACACAACCCGCACGAATATATCGGCCAAGAGCCGGTGGAGGTGGACGGCAACAGCCTGTATTACCGCCGCATGATTGATGACGGCGATTTGGTGGTGGTTGAGGATACCGCCCCAAATACCAAAACCCGCAATGCTAAGGGAGAGTAATAATGCCCCATATTGATTTTGACACGATTCCGGGCAGCATCCGCGTGCCCGGGCAATACATCGAATTTAACACCCGCAATGCCGTGCAAGGCTTGCCGCAAAATCCGCAAAAGGTATTGATGGTTGCCCCCATGCTGACCGCGGGCAGACAGCCCGCCTTAGAGCCGGTGCAACTGTTTAGCGATGCCGAGGCGGCCGATTTGTTCGGACAAGGCTCG
Above is a genomic segment from Neisseria weaveri containing:
- a CDS encoding DUF2635 domain-containing protein — encoded protein: MSKIKVTAADGLRVPTEHNPHEYIGQEPVEVDGNSLYYRRMIDDGDLVVVEDTAPNTKTRNAKGE
- a CDS encoding phage protease — its product is MPQNRLTLAACSFEVQPRDGRIQLLPYGEFRAIDGRPHDVPAWYLTEENGRDVVELANASRNQLVVDYEHQTLHKEKNGQPAPAAGWMRWLEFTPKGLFADVEWTDKAAAAIAAKEYRYISAVFSYDTKGYVRKIFHAALTNYPALDGMDEVLAAASAQFFKPQTEQNQMKELLQQLLGLPQASDEQITAALTAILAAKPQNVALSADLFKELADKDSKIAALSAQPAGQPDLTRYAPVSVVQDLQSQIAALTAERNADKGNELITAALAAGKLLPAQKAWAEGVLKQEGGLAFLTGFIENAQPVAALAGTQTAGKEPGENVAALTAEEQAAAKMLGMSHAEYAEQVKQQEG
- a CDS encoding Mu-like prophage major head subunit gpT family protein produces the protein MTVPSNTATNTYAWLGKFPQMREWVGQRQVEKLSKEAMSLTNKKFEATVAVERTDIEDDQVGMYRPMMAAMGESAAALPDTLVWGLLKKGKTTECYDGQYFFDTDHPVFEKADGTGQNTPAANITTGTDNNVPTWYVIDDTRTVKPLVFQTRTELEFETKFDPSKSDKVFMEDVYVYGARRRCVAGFGLWQLAHMAEKTALNRANLQKIITTMRRLKSNGGYALNIKPSLLVVPPELEDAARELLEAEKINGTTNTFKGRLKLHVSVHL
- a CDS encoding DUF1834 family protein; amino-acid sequence: MITEIEQAVTDRLKRGLGRMVRTVKSYNGEADDLAGQIHTLPAVWVTYGGSKVEPAGTGGVHSRYQDTAEFVVMVAARNLRNEQAQRQGGIDSREIGSNDLIRAVRRLLDGQRLGFADSRGLVPKAVRAIANHVLVQNAAVSIYAVEYAIRFNTCGLENDRYPEHTDNPDDPDHIFTKYQGTLSEPWPDFEGVDGKIYDPQSDGEIPINLTLKDKQ
- a CDS encoding gp436 family protein, translating into MAYAVMADMVARFGELEVIQLTDRNQDGYIDEDVAAVALADATAEIDAYLGRFKRPFTDVPPILKRLCCDIARYRLTAANGVLITEEIRNRYKIDVLDLLRAMAKGEVQLGVDDSGEEVAAGEDGIVFINGKNKVFGRDNRN
- a CDS encoding phage virion morphogenesis protein, whose amino-acid sequence is MIEIKIDNIFVVQNQIERLQDGVENRYRLMERLAGTMHYAVHMNFRAGGRPKWLGLKYRNGKPLVDSGRLRDSVVAYSDNDTALVGTNMVYAAIHNFGGMAGRGRKVNIPQREFLTLTNQDKQDLMDDVQDYFANLIK